Genomic segment of Candidatus Bathyanammoxibius amoris:
TCAAGTGCGTTACGAGATAATCTGAAAACGCTCTTAAGAAGGTGGCCTCATAAATCAGGTAAAGAGGCCACAATATGTCCACATATTGAGGCTGCAGTGCCAACCAATATTGGGACTAAAAAGAAAGCAAGACGCAAAAGAGAGAGGTAAATACGATGATTACAAAAAGAAGGGTAGAGATTTTTACTGCCGGCTGTCTCCTCTGTCAGGAGGCGGTGAAGATGGTGAAGGAGCTTGCCTGCCCAAGCTGTGAGGTAGTTGTTTATGACCTTAATGAGCAGTGCGAGAGTAAGGAATGTCTGGACAAGGTGAGTCACTACGGGATCAGCCGTGTACCGACCATCGTCGTAGACGGCAAGATAGCCGAGTGCTGCACGGGTTCCAGACCAAACGTCGAGGCACTAAAGGCGGCAGGGATTGGCCACGCCTTATAGAAAAGGCGGTAAACTACCTATGGCAAGACACAAAGCCCTTTCGGCCATGTGCCTAATCGCCACGCTCTACCTCACTAACCAGCACTCCAAAGAGGCATTGGCTCAAGCGCCCATAAACTTTGACACTGCCGTAACACCGTTCTTCTCTGGCAGTGTATTGAAGTCCCGGGGTGTGTTTATCCACAAAACAGACGATGATAACAAGGAGCTGGATAGAAGGCTAACTATAAGGAAAGTACCTACTGTCTTTGGCTACGCACCCACGCGCGATGTTGCGGCTACTATTTCAGTCCCCTTGATAGAAAAATCTCTGAGGAGAAATCTATCTGGCAGACGAGTAACGTTGGATGCGGCCGGACTGGGTGATATATCCATTATGGGCAGGTGGACCTTCAAGAAGTGGCTAGGCCCCTGGAGGAGGACCGACCTGGCCATTATCGGCGGTGTGGAACTGCCCACAGGAGATACAAGCAGGAGGGATGAGGGCATCAGGCTGCCGCCAAAACTCCAGTTGGGTTCAGGCTCTTTTGACCCTTTCCTTCGCATGGCCTTCAGCCGTATTGTGAGACGCAACAGCACCTTTGCCGAACTTCAATATAAGGTAAATACACCCGGGGCGCTGGACTATAAGTTCGGTGATATTCTGAAATACGACCTGGCCTTTGCATATAGATTCTTCCCTGCCAAGAAGTACCCCAACCCTGAGTTCTACGGAATCCTGGAGCTAAATGGTGTCTGGGAGCAACAGGCCAGACAGAGGGGGAGGGATGTTGAAAACACAGGGAGCAATACCATCTTTCTCTCCCCGGGTATCCAGGCCATTCCCCTGAAGAATCTACTAATAGAGGCCTCTGTGCAGATACCCATCTATCAAGACCTGAGGGGAAGGCAATTGGGATATGATGTAGGGAACCTGGGGAACTCTAATATTGTCTTTGGATTTCGGTTCCTGTATTAAGATGTAGTGGAACCTCGGAATATAAGAATAAGGAGGTATTTAAAAATGAAGTCTATAGGAAACCCTATCCGTGTACTCTTTATCATTTCTTTAGTCCTATTCTCGCAGCCCTTCATCTTTGCTCAAGTAGAAAAGGCAGAGTTAGAAATTGTTGGCATGGTCTGTAACCTTTGAACCTACGGGGTCGAAAGACTCTTAAAGCGCCAGGATGGCGTTCAGGATGTAGTAGTTAGTTTGGAAAAACAGTCAGCAGTAGTAACAGCTAAGCAAGGAGATTCTCTAGACCTACATAAACTGGTACAGGCCGTAGCGGATAGCGAACTTGGGGTCGAGAACATTAAAATTATTATAAAAGGTACACTCGTAGAACGAGATGGCCGTTTAGCCATAAGAGAGGACATAAAGGGAAATCTATTTCTTATAGCAGAGGGGTTAAAGGCCGATAAAGCAATGATGGGTAAAGAGCTGAGGCTGGTAGGTAAGGTTCATGCCCTAAAAAAGAAAACTCCACCTCATTTAACAATAGAAAGCTTTGAGCTTGTAGACACTGAGTAAATT
This window contains:
- a CDS encoding thioredoxin family protein, which translates into the protein MITKRRVEIFTAGCLLCQEAVKMVKELACPSCEVVVYDLNEQCESKECLDKVSHYGISRVPTIVVDGKIAECCTGSRPNVEALKAAGIGHAL
- a CDS encoding transporter, whose product is MARHKALSAMCLIATLYLTNQHSKEALAQAPINFDTAVTPFFSGSVLKSRGVFIHKTDDDNKELDRRLTIRKVPTVFGYAPTRDVAATISVPLIEKSLRRNLSGRRVTLDAAGLGDISIMGRWTFKKWLGPWRRTDLAIIGGVELPTGDTSRRDEGIRLPPKLQLGSGSFDPFLRMAFSRIVRRNSTFAELQYKVNTPGALDYKFGDILKYDLAFAYRFFPAKKYPNPEFYGILELNGVWEQQARQRGRDVENTGSNTIFLSPGIQAIPLKNLLIEASVQIPIYQDLRGRQLGYDVGNLGNSNIVFGFRFLY